A single Anopheles maculipalpis chromosome 3RL, idAnoMacuDA_375_x, whole genome shotgun sequence DNA region contains:
- the LOC126563004 gene encoding vacuolar protein sorting-associated protein 28 homolog — MQDNRPELYEEVKLYRQAREREKYDNLADLFALVSTLQNLEKAYIRDCITPQEYTAACSKLLVQYKVAFKIVQGDEFPTIDSFVKKFRLDCPAALERIREDRPITIRDDKGNTSKCIADIVSMFITLMDKLRLEIRAMDDLQPELRDLLDTMNRLSLIPDNFEGKEKVSNWLATLNTMQASDDLTEAQVRQLLFDLESSYSAFNNLLHTT; from the coding sequence ATGCAGGACAATCGGCCCGAGCTGTACGAGGAGGTGAAACTTTACCGGCAGGCACGAGAGCGTGAAAAGTACGACAACCTGGCGGATCTGTTTGCCCTTGTTTCTACGCTGCAAAATCTCGAAAAGGCCTACATCCGGGATTGCATTACGCCTCAGGAGTATACCGCTGCCTGTTCGAAGCTGCTGGTGCAGTACAAGGTCGCGTTCAAAATTGTGCAAGGCGACGAGTTTCCTACGATCGATTCGTTTGTGAAAAAGTTCCGGCTAGACTGTCCGGCGGCACTAGAACGCATACGGGAAGATCGTCCAATTACCATCCGGGACGATAAGGGCAACACGAGCAAGTGCATTGCCGATATAGTGTCAATGTTCATTACGCTGATGGACAAGCTGCGGCTCGAGATTCGTGCGATGGATGATTTACAGCCCGAACTGCGCGATCTGTTGGATACGATGAACCGGCTTTCGCTGATTCCGGATAATTTCGAGGGCAAGGAGAAGGTGTCCAACTGGTTGGCGACACTGAACACGATGCAGGCATCCGACGATCTAACGGAGGCCCAGGTCCGTCAGCTGCTTTTCGATTTGGAATCGTCCTATTCGGCATTTAACAATCTGCTGCACACCACATAA
- the LOC126560867 gene encoding focadhesin codes for MHSLQAVNSRLTLQSAASQIANILKAARKTGRDNPAVIDDAVNVLKQLFQSNNIRICQLAIEAALQLTMERYVEPGQMLGILMTLLPNSNSGQCNALTSILFHLLKMDLRQRCTGPSSMDFYQHGFEVSKHPLILLFDKSNKENRKNILDRMIMMMEDRDGVIYNNIIEFLHTVLLHVFINVGIYDDCRQVWKLLVRRTIMQDSKAKWLLFQILSWCSDATATQTFFTVGLLTDALEIVLDENLSYVTLQLEYAVYLAVVLKNYIENNFDPSRCFSLLRKFCTRAIQRDPPPNLDVLLTIATDLLSYVSPRNMLGLLEIIQTILPFCGKVSCMLTKEAMVQLLGQSSYIMIHMPLCEQIFKTIEKDLANEERWKEPTPMICDTQGTMYFHEDLAKWTILCEWWNSHDMAIDDYLVTRGPVSVRFSRNLSQLHRSIFLSSSYDENVWKTNLGQLVNLMKDSEVQVAQSMVPLLYGLAHHRDARRRLHVLQTVASMGAKENLIGILKAFTKDLDRAMCLDLYLRLWKAEPRTYPLLYDLLKDTSRQSNEDRWEYTIARAYTIREVCLINPTQHGEDLVNLFSEVLSNPNNNENEVAICLSLDAISSLCENQVVNIVSTWKVLGFRFADERRPKVIKSLCRFFANVPLIKVTSPEQEVLVNHIISTLWHYVTDYKEREIIEAALGTLKHFLPDTLTLRQIPELFRQGIELPEQNNGDSPADAAGSVPPECWIQLLQYTNHCAIEAVGDLVSHYITHEIGSYRGGVYQTPAGRPEPSNLKYLPRASILSTILHYLILQSTKFTKSESTAEIVLLQMLRIIAKPYPKPIPPLNWCFLHEYFHHCFEMRDACLQIAIKQMPFSGTAKRLVENYLNELCETIMLEEDLLKIYASIANITDGVQPEIYKSFVHLSLQYLSERAQDKQFGDNAPFIQTMTLIGGALQRDKKYENEDNYLLLCTTLENFFMRFDLGSEVFKKYIETLVHLPEQHFAELLKPSTWTGAISVEKLEKTIYLQFAFHQYNPTAKSLHFVGLSDIIATLAKKSHNDGSLRAYFLQEWFSFVERFARYDESDQSDGKALVGFIAELIGMIQCKLIETDDSRMMMGDPFMVDTLMTAVISFSGYGGLYGGKMIANDEMSRLKLFPLALLTVLEQNVWREIEIKIFEFLFSLYFGASFLQEYNDCLMNTFTCCKKQHYFKDPKNRRKLLSL; via the exons ATGCATAGTTTGCAGGCGGTTAATTCCAGATTAACGTTGCAGTCGGCGGCGTCACAGATTGCAAATATATTGAAAGCAGCTCGAAAAACGGGCAGAGACAATCCGGCTGTGATCGATGATGCTGTTAATGTGTTAAAACAACTTTTCCAGTCGAACAACATACGCATATGCCAGCTAGCGATAGAAGCGGCACTACAACTTACGATGGAGCGTTATGTTGAACCCGGACAAATGCTAGGAATTCTGATGACGCTACTACCAAACAGTAATTCGGGACAGTGTAACGCGTTGACTAGCATCCTTTTTCACCTACTAAAGATGGATCTACGCCAGCGATGCACAGGTCCCAGTTCCATGGACTTCTATCAGCACGGCTTCGAGGTTTCAAAGCATCCTCTAATTCTCCTGTTTGATAAatctaacaaagaaaacaggaaaaatatTCTCGATCgtatgataatgatgatggaaGATCGGGATGGTGTGATTTATAACAATATTATCGAATTCCTGCATACCGTTCTGCTGCATGTCTTCATCAACGTGGGCATTTACGATGATTGCCGGCAGGTTTGGAAGTTGCTTGTAAGAAGAACGATAATGCAAgacagcaaagcaaaatggCTCCTGTTCCAGATACTGTCCTGGTGCAGTGATGCGACGGCAACGCAAACTTTCTTCACCGTCGGTCTACTGACCGATGCGTTGGAAATTGTTCTAGACGAAAATCTCAGCTACGTAACGCTGCAGCTAGAATACGCTGTTTATCTAGCGGTTGTCCTGAAAAActatattgaaaataatttcgaTCCATCCAGATGCTTCAGCTTGTTGCGAAAATTTTGTACAAGGGCAATCCAACGTGATCCACCTCCAAACCTGGATGTGTTGCTAACGATCGCGACAGATTTGCTGTCGTATGTATCACCGCGAAATATGCTTGGACTGCTGGAAATCATCCAAACGATTCTTCCCTTTTGTGGAAAGGTTAGCTGCATGCTGACAAAGGAAGCAATGGTACAATTGCTTGGCCAATCATCGTACATTATGATACATATGCCGCTATgtgaacaaattttcaaaacaatcgaaaaagaTCTTGCAAACGAGGAACGATGGAAAGAGCCAACACCCATGATATGCGACACCCAGGGAACGATGTACTTTCATGAGGATTTAGCCAAATGGACTATTCTCTGCGAGTGGTGGAATTCGCATGATATGGCAATCGACGATTATCTTGTAACGCGTGGACCAGTAAGCGTTCGATTTTCGCGCAACCTAAGCCAACTTCATAGGTCTATATTTCTTTCCTCGTCGTACGACGAGAACGTATGGAAGACGAACCTCGGACAGTTGGTTAATCTGATGAAGGATAGCGAAGTACAAGTCGCGCAAAGCATGGTTCCGCTTCTGTACGGACTAGCACATCATCGGGATGCTCGTCGCCGATTGCACGTACTGCAGACAGTCGCTTCGATGGGCGCGAAAGAAAATTTGATCGGTATACTGAAAGCGTTTACGAAGGACCTGGATCGTGCCATGTGCTTGGATTTGTATCTGAGACTGTGGAAAGCAGAACCGCGCACCTATCCACTGCTGTACGATCTGCTGAAGGATACAAGCCGTCAATCGAACGAGGACCGTTGGGAATACACAATTGCTCGTGCGTACACAATTCGCGAAGTGTGCCTTATCAA CCCCACACAGCACGGAGAGGATTTGGTAAACCTTTTCTCGGAGGTACTTAGCAATCCGAACAACAACGAGAATGAAGTTGCCATCTGCCTATCGCTGGATGCCATCTCGAGTTTGTGCGAAAACCAGGTGGTCAACATTGTGTCCACCTGGAAGGTTTTGGGCTTCCGATTCGCAGACGAACGCCGCCCGAAAGTCATTAAAAGCTTGTGTCGCTTTTTCGCCAACGTACCGCTCATCAAAGTTACCTCCCCGGAACAGGAAGTGTTGGTAAATCACATCATCAGCACACTGTGGCATTACGTCACCGACTACAAAGAGAGGGAAATCATAGAGGCAGCTTTGGGCACACTGAAACACTTCCTACCGGACACACTAACGCTGCGCCAGATACCCGAACTGTTCCGTCAAGGTATCGAGCTTCCGGAGCAGAACAACGGCGATTCGCCAGCCGATGCTGCCGGTTCTGTACCACCCGAATGCTGGATCCAGTTGCTACAGTACACCAATCACTGCGCAATCGAAGCGGTTGGTGATCTGGTGAGCCATTACATTACGCACGAAATAGGCAGCTATCGTGGTGGTGTCTATCAAACGCCGGCTGGACGTCCGGAACCATCCAACTTGAAGTATCTACCACGGGCAAGCATTTTGTCGACGATACTGCACTATCTGATACTGCAAAGCACCAAATTTACGAAAAGCGAAAGCACGGCCGAAATTGTACTGCTACAAATGCTGCGCATCATCGCCAAGCCGTATCCGAAACCGATTCCTCCGCTGAATTGGTGCTTTTTGCATGAATATTTTCACCACTGTTTCGAAATGCGTGATGCCTGCTTGCAGATAGCTATTAAACAGATGCCCTTCTCCGGAACTGCCAAACGGCTGGTGGAAAACTATCTGAACGAATTGTGTGAAACGATCATGCTGGAAGAGGATCTGCTTAAAATCTATGCATCGATCGCTAACATTACCGATGGGGTGCAGCCGGAAATTTATAAATCTTTTGTGCACCTATCGCTGCAGTACCTATCGGAACGAGCACAGGACAAACAGTTTGGGGATAATGCTCCGTTTATACAGACAATGACACTGATTGGTGGGGCATTGCAGCGCGATAAGAAATACGAGAATGAGGACAATTACCTTCTACTCTGCACAACActggaaaactttttcatgCGCTTCGATCTAGGTTCGGAG gtgtttaaaaaatacatcGAAACGTTGGTACATCTTCCCGAGCAACATTTCGCCGAACTGCTAAAACCAAGCACCTGGACCGGTGCAATCAGTGTGGAAAAGTTGGAGAAAACTATCTATCTACAGTTCGCTTTCCACCAGTACAATCCCACCGCGAAATCGTTACATTTTGTGGGTCTCTCGGATATAATAGCAACGTTGGCCAAAAAGTCGCATAACGATGGTTCCTTGAGGGCATATTTTTTGCAAGAATGGTTTAGCTTTGTCGAACGCTTTGCCCGGTACGATGAGTCGGACCAGTCGGATGGGAAGGCTTTGGTTGGTTTTATCGCTGAGCTTATTGGAATGATTCAGTGCAAACTAATCGAAACGGATGATTCGCGTATGATGATGGGTGATCCTTTTATGGTGGACACACTGATGACTGCGGTGATCAGTTTTTCGGGTTATGGTGGATTGTACGGTGGTAAAATGATAGCTAACGACGAAATGTCACGCCTCAAGCTGTTTCCACTTGCACTGCTAACTGTGCTGGAGCAGAATGTTTGGCGCGAAATCGAAATCAAG ATCTTCGAGTTCCTGTTCAGCTTGTACTTCGGAGCGTCGTTTTTACAAGAGTACAACGATTGCTTGATGAATACGTTCACATGCTGTAAAAAGCAGCACTATTTCAAGGATCCGAAAAACCGACGCAAACTCCTCTCTTTGTGA
- the LOC126560868 gene encoding malate synthase-like — translation MTTSCSNGEILIEAAPQRLEGVYKEIFTDGALQFLTSLVTEFDAEVEQLLQNRVKRRLLIEEGKWTPEFYNRSESIAWKITALPERLHNRKLDLGDVSPANTVHFTDCLYANVQGIQVDFDDGHCPTWRNTIQGISNVTRAVHGKLQGAPADVQAYPLLMLRPRAFNMIEHHCIVNGKEVLGPLFDFAIVMYHNACTMANLGIGPFFYLSKIEDPSETTLWNKIFTWTEDQLSLPHGTIKACVLIENILAAFRMEDILYSIRDHAIGLNCGIWDYCASIIGKFGWKKEFLLPDRNKYVNMGQPFLRNYMRLLINVCHKRGALATGGMAAKILPRGKEKSTLSDDEIIESVKMAKSVEIDAGVDGFMIYDLRMVDAINDLWESKTHSTNQLTILPNINHITAGSLLQIPLGGVTIDGLNNNITVALLFIYHWLTGSGVFFLNGSVEDSATAEISRSQLWQWIRMGAVLEDRENAIVTRKLVYQMMDKIISAAYRAWCITPADRKRLLSAKYMLLDVISARHYIEYITTHLNDSHKFRTLHNKNDGLMAKL, via the exons ATGACGACGAGCTGCAGTAATGGAGAGATTCTAATTGAAGCTGCACCACAACGGCTGGAAGGTGTTTATAAGGAAATATTTACCGATGGAGCATTGCAGTTTTTGACTAGTCTGGTGACGGAATTTGATGCTGAAGTTGAGCAG CTCTTACAAAACCGTGTCAAGCGTAGACTGCTGATTGAAGAAGGCAAATGGACACCAGAGTTCTACAACAGGAGCGAATCGATTGCATGGAAAATTACGGCCTTGCCTGAACGGTTGCATAATCGAAAGCTCGATCTTGGTGATGTGAGTCCTGCCAATACGGTTCACTTTACCGATTGTTTGTACGCTAATGTGCAGGGAATTCAG GTCGACTTTGACGATGGACACTGTCCTACCTGGCGTAATACGATACAGGGCATATCGAATGTAACGCGTGCGGTACATGGCAAACTACAAGGTGCTCCAGCAGATGTACAAGCGTACCCTTTGCTAATGCTGCGTCCAAGGGCGTTCAACATGATCGAACATCATTGCATCGTGAATGGGAAGGAGGTGCTAGGTCCGCTGTTTGATTTTGCGATCGTAATGTACCACAATGCATGCACGATGGCAAACCTTGGTATAGGGCCCTTCTTTTACCTGTCGAAG ATAGAAGATCCGAGTGAAACGACGCTCTGGAACAAAATCTTCACCTGGACCGAGGATCAACTAAGCTTGCCCCATGGGACAATCAAAGCGTGCGTCTTGATAGAAAATATTCTCGCTGCCTTTCGTATGGAGGATATTCTCTACTCGATCCGAGATCATGCGATCGGATTAAACTGCGGTATATGGGATTACTGCGCAAGCATAATTGGCAAGTTTGGATGGAAAAAGGAATTTCTTCTGCCCGATCGCAATAAGTACGTTAACATGGGACAACCGTTCTTGAGGAACTATATGCGGTTATTGATAAACGTGTGCCATAAGAGGGGAGCATTGGCGACTGGTGGTATGGCTGCAAAAATTTTGCCCcgaggaaaggaaaaatctaCTTT GAGCGATGATGAAATCATCGAAAGCGTTAAAATGGCCAAATCAGTCGAAATTGATGCCGGCGTTGATGGGTTCATGATTTACGATCTACGGATGGTTGATGCCATCAATGATCTTTGGGAAAGTAAAACTCACAGCACCAATCAGCTCACCATTTTGCCCAACATTAACCACATTACAGCCGGCAGTTTGCTACAGATTCCGTTGGGAGGCGTAACGATCGATGGTTTGAA tAATAATATTACGGTAGCGCTTCTGTTCATTTACCATTGGCTTACGGGAAGTGGTGTGTTCTTCTTGAACGGATCCGTCGAAGATTCGGCAACGGCGGAAATTTCACGATCCCAGCTGTGGCAGTGGATCCGCATGGGAGCCGTCCTGGAGGATAGGGAAAATGCCATCGTCACGCGCAAGCTCGTTTATCAGATGATGGATAAAATTATCTCTGCCGCTTACCGGGCATGGTGCATTACGCCGGCCGACCGGAAACGCTTGCTGTCCGCCAAGTATATGCTGCTGGATGTTATTTCTGCGCGGCACTATATCGAATACATCACCACGCATCTGAACGATAGTCACAAATTTCGAACACTGCACAATAAAAACGATGGTTTGATGgctaaactataa